In the Fibrobacter sp. UWH6 genome, ATGGATTTGTATAATTTTGACATGGGCTTTTTCTTCTGTTTTTTTTGGCGATTAAATTTTAGAAAATAGCCCATTTTTTGTTTAATTTAGGCGAAAGTCAACAAAAAAGGGTGGCGAAGCCACCCACACATGTTGATGAAGAGCCTTTTTTTGTTGCTGTAATTTCTAAGCAATTAATACTAAAGCTCATAAATCAACCTCATAAAAATCATTTATGTTGCATTCTCAAAGCCTTAACAGCGTCGGCAATTCCGTTTACAGTCTTCTTCTTACTCCATTCATCCCAAAAATCGATTGTTGCGCTATTTGGATGGATAGAAGGTTCTTCAACAATAACCCTTGTTGGCAACAAGGAAGCATCACCGACAATCAAGCATTCGCCCACATCCAAGATAGGCAACATTTCAGAAAAATCACCTAGATTATCTGGAAAGAGACGCTTAATAACGTTTTGATCATCGGGGTTCGTCAATCTCATCGCAATGAAATTACCACATTGACTTAAAACGGTTTTATTTACATCTGATGGCCTCTGACTAATCACAACCAAAGACACGCCATATTTACGCCCTTCTTTGGCAATTCTTTCAAAACTATGCAAGCCTTTTTCTTCCATGCCTCCATCGGCCTTTTCCGGAATATACAAATGAGCCTCATCGCAGAATAAGGCTACTGGATGCCGTAAATCTGCATTCATCCATTGTTGAATAGAGAAAACCAATCTACCAACAAGCCCCGTTATCAAAGGAAGAATGTCCGATGGAACTTCTGAAAAATCAATAATTTTCAAACCATTTTTATTGCCAAAATCAAGCAGTTTATTTATTAATTTTTCAAACCAATCATAGTCCATCAATTCAGTTTCTGAACTAAAAATAAAATTCAAGCGTTTATCACTTCGTTTACTTTCCAATCGCTGAATAAAACGAGTAAGCTTTCCATTAAGAGGTCCCTGTTTTTCAGTTCCTGTTCGTGCACCAGGAACCATTTCATCATCTTTTTTTCTCAAATATTCTAAAACATCTTCAATCGAATATGGAATAGGGCTTTCTATCGTAAAATTATTCAGGACATCAGAATCCTTTACAGTTTCCAAAGTTTTCTTTTTTTCAGTTATAATTAGATCAAACAGAGTGCGAGCTTGATTGGGTGCATTAGAATCACTTCTGTCAAGCAACAAAGCTTCCATTTCTTCATATGACAAAAGCCAATACGGCAAAAATAAAGCATTGTCATCAGACGCACTATCTGAAGGGCCCGCTATTCGCAATAAAGAAACATTTCCGAAACCTTTTAACGGCTCATATTCCCCATGTAAATCAAAAACTATACAATTTATGGACTCTAATTTAGAAGCTTTTTCAAGAACATTTGCAACAGTCCAAGACTTACCCGAACCAGTACCTCCAACAATTACGGCATGACGTTGAAAAAATTTATTTCCATCTAGATTGGCATTTGAGCCCTCAGAAATCGTGTATTTTCCTATAGTAAGAGGATTTGGGCTATTTGACGATATGATATTCATAAACTTGGAAAGTTTTTCATCTTGAAGAAGATGACATTCCGCATTTATGCTAGGAACAGTATTTAACGTTCTTTTAAAAATATTTTTTTCAGTGCCAGATCTTTCAATAAGGGTTCCAACCAGAACAACTTTTATCACATTTTCAATAGGAATCTCAACATCGCCTTCGTCTATTTTGTCAGTTGAGGCTTTTCGCATTATTTTTGTAATTAAACCAATAATTTGTTCATTTACTTTTGTAGAATCAATTGTCACAATTTGATTGATTTGGACACTGTTTAAGAGATCCTCCTTTTCAACAATAATTGTCACATTTCCGGTATCTACGCTTTGAACCTTGCCAATGACATCAATCTTTTCGCTCATTTTCATTCATCTCCTTTAAGAATATTTTCCATAAAATCTTTTAACGTCCAAAAATCACCCGGAATATCACAAGTTTCTTCCTTTTCCTTTTGGCTTTTTTTATAGTAAAAACGAGTGCAACTCTTTTTACTAGACTCTTCTATAAAAACATATTTATGCGCATTTTTTAATTCTTTTTTTGCTTCATCAGTTATTTTTTTTGACACAAGAACAATAGGAATGCCATTCGACACCTGATTGCAAATTTCGGTAGTAAGGTGAGAATCGTTAAAACCAAATCCCACAACAAAAAAACTTTTCCCGTTTTTTATAAATTGATCAGATTGTTGGATTAATTCTCGGTATGGCGTTTTATAAGCTTCTTCGTATTTCTTTTTGCCTGGAGGAATAATCTTATGAGCATCCGTAATCTCTTGAGAAGAATATCGGATTTTTCCATTGACATCAAACCAATTCAAAGAACCATGAACTTTAACTAATTTAACAGTTGAACTTTTTTCTTTAAATAAATTTTCATTAAAAATAGACATATTCTGACCAGAAAATCCATCCGTATAACTAATATCAAAATAAGACATTGAATGTTCTAAAACGCGGTCATAATTCGTCGTTATTATATTTAAGTTTTTGGGATATGGTTTAGAAAAAACCTCTATCATTTCCTTTATTCCAAGAAAATCATCTTGACATTTCAAAAGTTTTTCAAGTACTTTTTCATCATTTTCCTTTATTTCATTCCATATTATTGATCTAATCAGAGGCATTTGCGATTCATATTTGGGATTACCAAGTTCCGTTTCTAAATCATTTAATGAACCATCAAAATCCTTCATTTTATTCTTTAAACAATCATTTAAAGCCCCCATCCCAGGCATACCAAATCCCGCTGTTGCGCCAGAGCCCCATATTACAACAGGAGGATTTTTCAAGAAATCTTGAATTATGGTAAAAACAAGTTCCTTCTGCTTTTCAGTTGCAGATATTTTTTTCATATTTGTCCTTTATTTCTAACTAAAATTTTAATTTCACCTCTTCTCCACGGCGTCAATTTCTTCGGCATCGGTAATGCCGTAGAGTTGATAGACGAGGGTGTTGACTTGTGTTTCGAGGGTGGCGATATTCCTTTGGATTGCTTCGTCACTTACCTCACTGGATCCTTCGACTTCGCTCGCGCTCCGCTCAGGATGACACGAAGCTTGCTTTTTAGCGGCGATGATTTGGTCGGCGAGGGTGGCGAGTTGGTGTAGGAGTTCCGTGTTATTTAGGGGGATGCGGAAGTTTTCGAAATAGACTTTGCGGATTTCACGGGTGCCGCCCATGAGTTCGGGGCAGTTATACCATATCCAGAGTTTGACGAGGTTGGAATTGAATATGGCGAGGAGGGCTTTTAGTAAGTGGGCCCTATCGCCTTCGGCTCCAGGGTGACATTCCGCATTGGATTGCTTCGCTTCGCTCGCAATGACGTTTTCCGTTCCCTTTGGCAAATTCTGCGAATTGTCCTTTTCCGTAATGATAAAAGATTTGTCGTTGCCGAAAGAGCCGGTTTCGTCGTAGGTAAACGGGAATACCGATGTCATGTTCGGATACATGATTTTCGGTTTGGCAAATTCTTCCAAATAAGCGCAATTACGTAGATTGTATGGCGTATCGCCTTTATCCC is a window encoding:
- a CDS encoding ATP-binding protein encodes the protein MSEKIDVIGKVQSVDTGNVTIIVEKEDLLNSVQINQIVTIDSTKVNEQIIGLITKIMRKASTDKIDEGDVEIPIENVIKVVLVGTLIERSGTEKNIFKRTLNTVPSINAECHLLQDEKLSKFMNIISSNSPNPLTIGKYTISEGSNANLDGNKFFQRHAVIVGGTGSGKSWTVANVLEKASKLESINCIVFDLHGEYEPLKGFGNVSLLRIAGPSDSASDDNALFLPYWLLSYEEMEALLLDRSDSNAPNQARTLFDLIITEKKKTLETVKDSDVLNNFTIESPIPYSIEDVLEYLRKKDDEMVPGARTGTEKQGPLNGKLTRFIQRLESKRSDKRLNFIFSSETELMDYDWFEKLINKLLDFGNKNGLKIIDFSEVPSDILPLITGLVGRLVFSIQQWMNADLRHPVALFCDEAHLYIPEKADGGMEEKGLHSFERIAKEGRKYGVSLVVISQRPSDVNKTVLSQCGNFIAMRLTNPDDQNVIKRLFPDNLGDFSEMLPILDVGECLIVGDASLLPTRVIVEEPSIHPNSATIDFWDEWSKKKTVNGIADAVKALRMQHK
- a CDS encoding SIR2 family protein, whose translation is MKKISATEKQKELVFTIIQDFLKNPPVVIWGSGATAGFGMPGMGALNDCLKNKMKDFDGSLNDLETELGNPKYESQMPLIRSIIWNEIKENDEKVLEKLLKCQDDFLGIKEMIEVFSKPYPKNLNIITTNYDRVLEHSMSYFDISYTDGFSGQNMSIFNENLFKEKSSTVKLVKVHGSLNWFDVNGKIRYSSQEITDAHKIIPPGKKKYEEAYKTPYRELIQQSDQFIKNGKSFFVVGFGFNDSHLTTEICNQVSNGIPIVLVSKKITDEAKKELKNAHKYVFIEESSKKSCTRFYYKKSQKEKEETCDIPGDFWTLKDFMENILKGDE